In Sparus aurata chromosome 5, fSpaAur1.1, whole genome shotgun sequence, the genomic window caaacacaaaaaagattacttcaaacaaagaaaacattttcaataaaaaaaagtgtccaaatgcaattttttgagtctcaaatatttttttgcattcaaaactttttttctttgattgaaaaggttttttttgattgaagtgaaggttttttttgattgaaaataaaaatctaccTTCATACTTAAACATCCTACATAAAGAACTCAATATTAATATTCCTGAACATAAAGTGTCAAAATATTTCAGGTAAACTTGGAACAAACCGCTACAGCCTTGATTTTGATTAGGAAacattcctttcttttgttgttcttttatctgctttttataaataattttacatgtattttgttGTTCTAATCTGTTTTAACTAAACTTACATCTTAGCCTTTATTGTACTCTACATTATGTTATTGCTCTTATTATTGAAGATTTTAATAGTTTTCttgcatttcattgtcttcATTTCTATTATGTTCTAGTTTCTGAGAGCAGTAACAGGGATGAGTTGATGtaggagattttcttcattgaaaagaAGGTTTTAAGCTCCAACAAACAGATTTAAGTTACGTAAATGAACACCTATATGGCATTAATGCAAGAATATGAATGTACTATTATAAACTTGAATTAGTGCATTTATGGATTGAATGCTAGCTTGCTGTTTCCAtcctgtcacataactccacttacatgacaacttgacttgaaaaagaagtcaatcttctgctgcctcttcctttttggcattcctaccaaaaagaataatgataatgttgGATAATATCAAAATCAGTGGGTGTCTCTAGAAAACTGTCAGTCCATTAACTTTACCTGGCTTGCATTCACTTTGTTTGCCACCTGGCTTGCTTAATATTAGCTGACATGCCACAAAGCGTGACATAGTTTAGTTACTTAGACACAATTCTACATTATTAACTTGTTCAATAACCCCATATGGAGCAAatcagcagaacagaaacatCCATGAAACAGTGGTACAACATTAACTGAGAAGTGGTGGATTAAAAAAGACCTGAAAGAGACATAAAGATCATTTCATGGATGTATATTATCAGTTATTTTCTTACCAGTGAGAAGCAGCATCAGCAGAGGACCTGACAGGTTCATGACTGCAGACAgagatggtgaagatggtctggatggtgaggatggtctggatggtaaAGATGGTCTAGATtgtgaggatggtctggatggtgaagatggtctggatggtgaagatggtctggatggtgaagatggtctggatggtgaggatggtctggatggtgaagatggtctggatggtgaggatggtctggatggtgaggatggtctggatggtgaggatggtctggatggtgaagatggtctggatggtgaggatggtctggatggtgaagatggtctggatggtgaggatggtctggatggtgaggatggtctggatggtgaggatggtctggatggtgaggatggtctggatggtgaggatggtctggatggtgagggtGTTGGTGCAGCCGTTCTTatagagcagcaggtgagaaaaaaagagaaaagatggaGACAAGTGGGTGTGACCTTTAAATGAGGGTGTACCTGATGAACTGTCTGTGTTGGTTCAGTTCCAAGTGTGACAATCAGTTCATTAAACAAACTCACTGAGCAGGAACAAACCAACGTCTTTGACAACGTTGAAAAGACGTCAAGTGAAGAGCCAGAATAAAAGTTCTTTGACATCTTTTAAATGTTCACTAGTGATGTTCAGGTCCTGACAGGGTTCATAATGAAAGTTTTTATAATGTAACGTTAGACTTCTTCAGTCACAGACGTCTCAAGAAGATTCATTATGATGCtgcttgaaaaaatgttttattagttaatatatatatatatgaatataaatgattTAGCCTTGCTTTATCTAGAAATTTTAACATGTAAACATTAACTAACTAAGTGAAGAacaaaaagtcattttaatAGTATAAATTCAAAGATATAAGTTACTGAATTACtttaaaacaagatattttatCTCATCTCTCCAAAATCTAAGATGTTAAATCTCGGTGATCTCAGAAGTGTTTTGTCATAGTTCATCATCTTTTCTCAGTGTGATGAACATTTTAGCTGCTCGTCATCTTGTTTGATAGAGTTTATACACAGATGTTAGAAGTGGAAAAAGCATTACAGTTTCTGCCTGATgtttaaacactaaaagtggttgctatgcccaaagcatcacaacctctaactttggtgaccatgtcctaaacaacagcaccaaccctgcaaacacaatatatgctttgcactgtgtttgaaattctccaacacacttcttgcaaaacactacacacagttttttacataagacacattgttcaaaaaggaaatctcatgccatcattgggaaaacacgtctatttaaaatacaaaacacaactaaaattggaaaagcacacagactcacacacatgaaaacatttaacatgtaaTTGTAGAGCAATCAGTCTCAGCCAgagcactacaaatacacctgatgtgagctcagctcctttgtgccaactttggaaacatggaggcagaaagaggaagagggagagtaagagcagcagcaggacgaggacgaagaagaggagcaggcaacagtgacactgcatcaccactccatTCTCGgtccctacaacacagccctcattattctctttctggacacacttcatgacacagtagtccaggacgggccagagccccagtttgttgtcatctgggataatgtcagtttccatcgggctgctctggtccgggACTGGGTCACCAACCATCATAGATTTATTGCACTGaacttgccaccatacaccccattttttaaaatatttttttgagggatagacacctttatttgacagtggatagacaggaagggggagagagagaggggggtgtgacatgcagtaaaggTCCTCTGGCTGTATTTgaaccagggtccactgcaTACATGGCATGGGCTCTAACCACTTGACAACCTGCGCAGCCCATACACCTTATTTTTGAATCCAATTGACAAAttcttttcagcatggcgctggaaagtttatgaccGTCAGCCACATGCCTgcatgcctcttctacaagccatggAAGAGACATGCAGCGACActgaggtgaggtccatacagggttggatacGACATGCAAGGAGATATTTCCTGTTtcattgcctgtgatgtggtTGAGatgatgtggccaaatgccaacaggagacaggatccacagcctaaatgtcttccaatcattccctgacaacactatgttttgtagaacattctagttgtgccatgtctgtgttttttttcttttttttttactttgaaaaacctgaaaaacaaaaaaaaaaaacctgaagtgtctccattttgttttcatgtgtctagatctactgtagtggatcaatctttcacaaaaaaataatctgtgtgaggcttttaaagtcaaaaaccatccaaagtactgaatccagctgttttgcataaagcacatctgtgtgttgttgctgctaggaaagagtgcaaacaaaggtgcatgtgtttaatgttttgatgctaaaaacagttttgaaatgggattgttaagttttgtttcaagagtttcattttgacGCATATGTTAGGAGTTTATCTACATGTGCTGTGTCTTATCgacctgtgtgttaagttatgacacagtgagccaagTGTGTAAGCAATCGGCAAAAACTGTAAGATAAGAACTGAACAGCTCATAATGTTTATGAGGACTGAGTAAATCGTGTGTTCAGTGATAAGAGCTATTAAAATTAGTTCTGGTTAAATCCTGGACCTAACAGATTGTCAGCAGCATCTATTTGATCAGGATCAGGAACATCCTTTGTCACTACCAGAGAAATGTTGTGTAATAATTAATTCCTGTCCTTGTTCGTGTCCATACCATATGATCGCTGTAGACTTCTCAAGAAAGAAGGCGTTATTTATCCATGACAGGACTGATAAGATTAAAGATTACACAGAATTTCTCTGATGAAGGAGCTGCCAGGTGCTGAATGAAATGGCGCTGGTCCAGATCTTGGCGGTCCTGGATCCTCTTCCATCAGGATCTGGTATAAATTCAGCCCTGATGACACTGATCACACTCTGATAGTCATCATAAACTATATGAGCTATTAAAACTGCTCTTCAGTGTCTTTATCTCTAAATGTTTTCAACGACTTTTAAACCGTCACTAATGATGTCCAGGTGACGTCCtcacagggtgtgtgtgtgtgatgtgtgtgtgtgtgtgtgtgtgtgtgtgtgtgtgtgtgtgtgtgtgcaagctaCCAATAACTTAacctgagatcacaataacacccaaacaatgaacaaacacaaagattGAACACATCAAACCAaccagagtaaaaaaaaaaatgtcctgtgCTCAGCCGTGCTATGCTGTGCGCTATCTAAGAAATGTTGCCTTCCTTTGAATAAAAAGGTGCTGGTGATACCTTGGCTGATGAGCCAGGCAGGAGAAGGTTGGAATCCCAGTGTTGAACAGTTCTGTTTGCTGTGCAGTGTCTGATGAAAGACAGCAGGGGGAGGAAACTggttctcttttccttttcattgATAGCAGCTCAGTGCTAACTTATTTCATGTTCCTCAGATTGTGGAGTTAACTGGTAATCAGATCAGAAtcttttttattgtcattgcacaaTGTACAACGAAATTTTATTAGCAGCAACTGAGTGTCACACGACATAAATATACTAAAAAGTTAtagtaaaaagtacagtaaaaAAAGTACAAGGCATTTAGTGcgatgtagtatataaaaataGGTAAATATGTACAGAGTTttgtatacagtgtgtgtgtgtgtgtgtgtgtgtgtgtgtgtgtgtgtgtgtccacaaacggtgtttgtgttcagtgcaGTGATGGCTTGTGGGAAGAAGCTGTTTCTGAGTCTGTTGGTTCTTGTTTTGATGGACCTGTAGCGCCTGCCAGAGGGTAACAGGTTGAAGAGGTGGTGAGCGGGGTGGGTACTGGCTCTTGTGATTGCTTCAGATCTGCTGAGGCAGCGGGATGAGTAAATGTCTCtgagggaagggagggggcATCCCATGATCCTCTGTGCTGTCTTGACCACTCTCTGTAGCCTCTTCCTATCTGCCTCGGTGCAGTGGGAGAACCACACCGTGATGCAGTAAGTTAAGATGCTCTCGGTGGTAGAGCGGTAGAAGGTCACCAGCAGCTTCTGACAGATGTTACTTCTCCTGAGCACTCTCAGGAAGTGGAAGTGGTGAGCTTTGCTTCATAGCTGCTGGTGCTGACTGAGCTGGGGTACTAGCAGGTCCTGATGTTGTTAatgtgaggagaagttctttgggcctgctggaCATGTAGCTGGAAGCTTTCAGTAGCTGTCAGACCCAGAAGAATCCAGGAGAAGAGAAGTTGagggcaggcagccccgtggagagagaggtggagaagagaggTCAAAGGAAGGAGCTGGAGTTTGACTATCTGGTCAGAGGGAGTCTGTCACTCTGAGTAACAGAAGCTCCAGGCTGGTTCTCTACACCAGTCTTCACACCTCGGAGTGAAGGCTGGAATTCTGGGATGTATAATCCATCATAATGACAGTTTAAAGCTTCCTGTCTTAtaagttaaaggagaacttcagccatttttaacccatatccctgttgatcggcacagtattgaccagatatcagaACGGctgctaaagcgaacctatagGGCCccataaaatctgttttattttttcccaaattccgttttttccgtttaaATATTTGggaatcatgattttttttttacctttacttattatactaccaaaaacagtgtgtttttaatgtaaatgactaaaatgtacacaaattataTAGAAATTACCTGAAattaattgaggtgacaaacacatttcctcaatactgtaccgtacagtacagtaaagtgcatcaaaaccattttgacttcatcatgtcttcatacagtagtatattttgtgcttttatgggtttcattgaataaatacatggtcagctctcaggcagatccattctttgcaaaacaacagttcacctgacacaaaAGTCGTttgggaactgctcggctctgtaccgaggggttaatgtcaagtttctcagctttttcgccgacgaagacggagcagggcagccgcttcgccatgcttgcAGTCTGTGGGGAGGtgcgacttgttgtgccacccagatttgcttccttctgtgcagttttccccagacaaacgttcctcttccacacgaaaacagcatttcagtgtaattatgtcaaattccgcgatattccacattaaaaagtagattccgttttaatcggccaatttcGCGATTCTGTCggcgattccgtgatcgcggaaatcatagggccctaaaCCTATGGGAGCAGacagaaagtgaaacttaaggatgtctgctcccataggttcgctttagctgctgtcctgatatctggtcaatattttgcaaaaaactcacgttatttttcctaatgacatcactcggtaacctcgagcAGCtgggatatgggttaaaaacggccgaagttctcctttaacatcaACCAGAAACTGACAGAAGATGCAAGAAACACAcgtgaatgtttttatttgaatgctGAACTGATTGGACTCAGATTTGTCTGTAGATTTGTAGTTACACAtgatgcataaacacacaacacGTGATTTTGATTattctttaaaggaacagttcacccacaaATAGAAATCCAgtcatttcatgttgttttggttgttttttacattttaaatcaagtctgcagctgcttcagttgtttgactgtgaagctccagaactgttctgtggactacaacacttcacctgactttatatcatcagaaggaggagatgatgactttATAAATCTGCTTTGAAATCCTCAAAGAAAGGAcgctcctcacatgtgcagaacttgccttagaaaagtcatgtttttaagttgtcttcagtatcacagtgatccagtgatagttgtctgtacagccacaggttcactgctaacaggaagtgctaacagataATTCAGCAAAGATTAAATGAAGTTTTAGAgaatttcatttagttttttggttgttttttacattttaaatcaagtctccagctgcttcagttgttaagcagaatgctgcaactctgtttcactgtgaagctgcagaactgttctgtggacgacGACACTTCACCTTCAGACTTTACATCAGATCCACTTAACGATCAGTTTTGagcgaactgttcctttaatgagATTCactcagctgcttcacactgtGAATATTTTTCGATCTTGCTGATGATCGTAACTTAGATTCATGAGAAGTTTGTCAGGAAGTTTGGGTTCGGTCGAGACTGGgtgtagtctgtgtgtgtgtgtgtctgtgtgtgtgtgtgtgtgtgtgtgtgagtgtgtgtgtgtcggtgtgtgtgtgtgtgtgtgtttgtgctgagcAGGGCTGTTTGCTGAATCCTCTTGGCTCTCTCTCCGTGTGCCCGCACACAGCGCTCGGTGGCAGCCAGGCGGACGGGCAGCGCGGCGTGTGCCAACACAGCTGCCTATTGAGAGGCAGCGTGACGGACACAATGTGAGCGACAGACTTGCTGTATCAACAGCTCCCCCTTTTCTGCTGTTGTGGCCAGAAATAAACCATAAATACCCCCCCTGTCCCTGCCCTCTAATGGCTCAACCCCACCAAACACCAAGTGGCACTGACAAAGAGGGACACTACCACTTCCTAGCAGGCATACCCAGGTAACAACCCCACTCTGGACTCACAGGGAGCAATCATAAGGCCAGTGCAATGGTGGAGGAGTTAGGTGGTGCTGCAGCGAGTGGAGACGCAGGTTTGGAGGATTTTTTTGGGTGTCATGGATCCAGATTCAGGACCGATGAGTGTTTCTATCttctctgtcacatttttaaagcaacattaacaCAATCCTCTTGTTCAAGGGTGAGTTTGAAACTGCACTGTGACACTGagtttcctcctcctgtgtgcgtctgtctgtGCTCCACCCGTGCACGCCTGATGGATGgtgctctgtctgtgtgtgtgctgctgccaCAAAGTGGAGGAGCGGTGGATCAGGAGGATGTCGGAGCAGCAGAGCGCCCCGGAGCAGCTGGCTGCTGGGAAGAGCCAGGGTGGAGCCGGTGCCACGTACAAGGTACCCTGGAAGTGACGTGACTGCAGGTGATGCTGCAGGTTTGaatcccctcccccctcttcctcctcctgacttCCTGCTCCATGTGTCATCCAGGTGGTGCTGTTCGAGTTCGAGAACTTCCAGGGCTGTAAGGCGGAGTTCTCTGCAGagtgtaaagacgtgacggagaagGGACTGGAGAAGGTCGGATCTGTGATCGTGGAGTCGGGACCGTGAGTTAGATCCATGTGTTTGTTGTGCTGGTCGAGGTCTGTCTTCATCCACTTCCTGTCcgacacaagacaaaaaccaGGTGGTAAGGTGTCTGATCTCCgtgtgtttcctctcagctGGGCGGGTTACGACCGACACGGGTTCACAGGGGAGCAGTTCATCCTGGAGAAGGGCGAGTACCCACGCTGGGACACCTGGACCAACAGTCAGTGCAGCTACTCCCTCCTGTCTCTGAGGCCTCTCAAAGTGGTGGGTGACCTCGACACACAACACCGACGCTCAATCACAAAACATatctctgttctgtttcctgACTCTGTGTCTGTCCCCCCCTCTTGCAGGACAGCGCTGATCACAAGCTCCACCTGTACGAGAACCCTGGATTTACTGGGAGGAAGATGGAGATAGTGGACGACGATGTTCCCAGTTTGTGGGGCCATGGTTTCCAGGATCGTGTGGCGAGCATCAAGGCCCTGAACGGAACGTAAGCTCCTCCACACACCCTCCTGTCAGTCGTCTCTAACTGCATGTCTGGACTCAGTCTGACCCAGTtttctgtctcctccctccAGATGGGTCGGCTACATGTTCCCCGGCTACAGGGGGCGCCAGTTCATCTTCGAGAGAGGAGACTTCAAGCACTGGAACGACTGGGAGGCCCCGGCGCCTCAGATCCAGTCAGTCCGACGTGTGCGGGACATGCAGTGGCACAAGAGGGGCTGTTTCATCGTCCCTGACCCGGCTCCAGCTCCGGCTCCGGGCCCCGATCCCGACCCCGCCCCAGCACCTCCCGCCCCGCCCGCCACAGCTGGAGCCAGCTGAGCAGGATCCTCACACACCCAACAAACCCCCCTCCATCCTCACCCACCCTCACCCATCCTCCCCCCCGGCCTGTGCCCACCCTCCACCTTAACCTAACCACAGCAGACGCTGCTTGTGCCCAGAGAGGAGTGCCATGTTTGTTTCAGTGGCGAATAAAAAGATGTTTGACCCGGAGTGTGTTGGTGATGTTCTCCTTGTGAGTCAAAGTGGGAAACACGAGGCGCAGCTTCATTTCTGCTCCTGATGAggaggtgtgtgttgtgttagagcctcctgcagcttcagcagcacGTCGCGCGCTGAGCTGAACATGTGGACGCACATCTGCATCAAGGCGGCGGAAGTGATGTCATACTAATCAGAGCGCCCCCCCCCCATAGTCATCACTGTGCGTTTCACCCTCCTGACATGTTGTGATTTTAGAAGaagcttcttcttcctcctctggcCTTCAGTAGACTAATcaagatttaaaataaaaatgtttaatttcatgttttcacctccTCCGCTGTTTGTTCGTGTCACAGTCGGCCGTCACGTAGCAGAACACACGATTATCAACCTGAAGACGTCACGATGAGACACAGAAACTTAACTGTATATTCTGTGTTTCGTCTCTTTTTTGGCAAATTATGAACACTTAAGGAACATGTGAAGGGAGAGTGCCCTGCTGcagagaccagcaccaaaacacaacacatgctgGTCCTGCTGGTCACcagtgttttggtgctggtctatgctggtttttccagcagggtgtGACCACAACTGAACAACAGCTCACATAAAGAGCAAATACACTGAATGAAACTTTCCATTTTATGGCATCCAGCGTTAACGTACAGTGACAACGTGAAGACGGAAACAGAAATGATTAAAGAGGCGATCAATAGAAATCATATCGATACGCAGCGACCGCCTCGTATCACACAGACGTTCAGCTGGAGGATAAAAGGCGTCAGAAGTGACAAATTTAGATCAAATACCTCCGCCaaccaaatcacacacacacacacaacaaacatggatCCAATATTCATCTCAGTGTTTTAAACATGGAGGTAAAATGTTGatctacttcctgtttttgtgccACAAGTGAGATAGCTAAGAGCCACCTGTAGGAAGTTTCTGACAGGAAgtgttagttagttagttagttaagaataaaaaaataaaccaacaaacagccgacacaggtgaaaacagaaCCTCCCTGTTGAAGTCAGAGCGACCCTGAACTAAAGAGGCGTCTCATCTATTCATTAACTTCCAGTCAAAAGggaagtttaaaaatgttcaacaaatgttaaaattaacacattttaaatcaagtttttTCCGATGAGCACAAATAATTGTGTGAACATGACGTGAAACTCTCCCCTTAAAGAGAAGACatcctcctctgacatcacgaTCGGGGCGGGAAACTCAAACGCTGTTTCAGGTTTCATCTCgtgtaaaaagagaaaatctgaCGCGTCGTTATCAGCTCGCTGCTTCGaccagcaacaaaaacaacaaggaaAAGTGAAGCTCTGGAGAGACGTGAggctaaaaacaacatatttaataagcCGTTAGCTTCCTGTAGACggtggctaacattagcattcaaccacttccttgCTAACATTACACAATACAGGAGAAGAGGTGTGAATGAACTCCCAGCCTGGAGCAGAAACCCACTGAATGATCTCAAACTGTAAtattagctaggaagtggttgaatgctaacgttagctaacgtcaACAAACATGTAGTTTTATCTTGAAATTTGACCCGATGTGCCTCCAGATGTTCACGTCCCGTCGTCCCTTCAGTTTCTGATAAATCAGTAAACTGTGTCGGACCTGAAACACGGCAGCTGTTTTGTACCGTTACGATGCAAAATTGTTGCCCTGCTCGTTTCCTTTAACAGACTGAACTCCTGCACAGTGTCTCTCTGCCCATTCTGTTCACATTGTGTTAAATAATGAACACTTTGAGCAGCGACgtgtttaaagctgcaacatggagcttcatatttattcattctggCGCCTCCTGTGGACAGAAGACAACGATGAGATGCTGAACTATCAGACTTTATATTAGCTACACTGTCGTTATAGTGCAACACATATAAACTATATTTGTAATATAGGAAGTTTAGTTTAATGCACATATTAATTATATTCTTTTAattgtctttcctctctttgtTCATGTTGACTGTGACTCTGTCAGCAGCTGTGACTCTATAATTTATTCATAAGtatatttaatctgtgtgatACCAACTATAATCTCACTGTATCAGTGGAattatatcatatttatatttaatatatatatttatatttcagttCACCATATTATTATACATTTCGATACGACTCTGTGTACATACTcttatttctttgtatttattctCCATGTCTCCAAGTATCCAAGCATCAGTCCGGATCAATAGATGTCACAATAACTATATTATTTATACTatgtacatttatatttcaacaGTGCAATAATTCAATTCACTCAgttacattttaagtttaatgTTCAATCATATCCTGACAAACAATTAAACTGTGCACTGACTCTGGTTTACAATCTGCTGTAAATTATTATCTAATATTACAGTTTTCTTATAGTTTGAAGCAAATATCTGTAAACATCAAAGTCATGATGTGATGTTGTagtttatttcacatatttttaCACATGTATCTATTTTTACATGATGGTATTTCTTTGTATCgatcctctttttctttctattgTACGAAACATTTTACCTGCAGCATCGTGAAACATcactctgttgttgtgtttacatttttatttatgtttaattttctctctcttgtttcaCTTTTGAATAATCTTATTTCTTTCTACGTCTGTAAACTCAGACTGGTCTCTGGACGTATTTCACCCTGTCAGCAGTCAGAActctaaaatgtatttataatcaTATTTAATCTGTGCAGAACTGACCGACTGTCTGATATTGACGATAATCCAACAGTGTGAAACTTCATCAGAatatttttgtgcatgtttcAGTTCAACTAGTTCAGTTTGTACGATTGATGTGAAGTTaatctgctgctgtcactcagctGTGCAGCAACTCTGGAACAATCAATATTCAATCATCATATATAATGCAAACATctttacatttgtatttataaatatgatTATTTCTTATTATATTTTCTCCattatatgaatgaatgaatgcaaatgtattgtgaaaacaaaaaacaaaaagttaaattattTCGATAATAAAGCATAACGAGATGAAAAGCACGTTACAAAGTATAATCTGACGTGTCTGAACAGGAGAAGGAAGAAGTTTacactgatatatatatttatatatttatttaatttgtcttaTAATTTCTCTTTGCTGTGatgtttctcctctgaactGAGCAGAGGATGAAACATCTGCCTTTATAAAACTCTTAATCTTATCTGACACATCCCACGTTAATGTCATGCACAC contains:
- the LOC115581380 gene encoding beta-crystallin B3-like isoform X1 — translated: MVEELGGAAASGDAVEERWIRRMSEQQSAPEQLAAGKSQGGAGATYKVVLFEFENFQGCKAEFSAECKDVTEKGLEKVGSVIVESGPWAGYDRHGFTGEQFILEKGEYPRWDTWTNSQCSYSLLSLRPLKVDSADHKLHLYENPGFTGRKMEIVDDDVPSLWGHGFQDRVASIKALNGTWVGYMFPGYRGRQFIFERGDFKHWNDWEAPAPQIQSVRRVRDMQWHKRGCFIVPDPAPAPAPGPDPDPAPAPPAPPATAGAS
- the LOC115581380 gene encoding beta-crystallin B3-like isoform X2 encodes the protein MSEQQSAPEQLAAGKSQGGAGATYKVVLFEFENFQGCKAEFSAECKDVTEKGLEKVGSVIVESGPWAGYDRHGFTGEQFILEKGEYPRWDTWTNSQCSYSLLSLRPLKVDSADHKLHLYENPGFTGRKMEIVDDDVPSLWGHGFQDRVASIKALNGTWVGYMFPGYRGRQFIFERGDFKHWNDWEAPAPQIQSVRRVRDMQWHKRGCFIVPDPAPAPAPGPDPDPAPAPPAPPATAGAS